The following are from one region of the Molothrus aeneus isolate 106 chromosome 7, BPBGC_Maene_1.0, whole genome shotgun sequence genome:
- the FIGN gene encoding fidgetin: protein MQWTPEHAQWPEQHFDITSTTRSPAHKVEAYRGHLQRTYQYAWANDDISALTASNLLKKYAEKYSGILEGPAERPILSNYSEAPSGLVNGRKNESEPWQPSLNSESVYPMNCVPDVITASKAGVSAALPPTDVSASIGSSPGVASNLAEPSYSSSTCGSHTVPSLHSGLPSQEYATGYNGSYLHTSYSGQPAPALPSPHPSPLHSSGLLQPPPPPPPPALVPGYNGTSNLSSYSYPSTSYPPQTAVGPGYSPGGAPPPSAYLPSGIPAPTPLPPTTVPSYSYQGHGLTPIAPSALTNSSASSLKRKAFYMAGQGEMDSSYGNYSYGQQRSTQSPMYRMPDNSISNANRGNGFDRSAETSSLAFKPTKQLMSSEQQRKFSSQSSRALTPPSYSTAKNSLGSRSSDSFGKYSSPVMNEHGDEHRQLLPHPMQGPGLRAATSSNHSVDEQLKNTDTHLIDLVTNEIINQGPPVDWSDIAGLDLVKAVIKEEVLWPVLRSDAFNGLTALPRSILLFGPRGTGKTLMGRCIASQLGATFFKITGSGLVTKWLGEGEKIVHASFLVARCRQPSVIFVSDIDMLLSSQVSEEHSPVSRMRTEFLMQLDTVLTSAEDQIVVICATSKPEEIDESLRRYFMKRLLIPLPDSTARHQIIVQLLSQHNYCLNDKEVALLVQRTEGFSGLDVAHLCQEAVVGPLHAMPATDLSAIMPSQLRPVTYQDFENAFCKIQPSISQKELDTYVEWNKMFGCSQ from the coding sequence GTATGCAGAAAAATATTCCGGGATTTTGGAAGGCCCGGCCGAGCGACCCATTCTCAGCAATTACTCTGAAGCTCCCTCAGGGCTGGTGAATGGTCGGAAGAATGAAAGTGAGCCTTGGCAGCCATCCTTGAACTCAGAGAGCGTGTATCCCATGAACTGTGTCCCAGATGTCATCACCGCCAGCAAAGCTGGGGTAAGTGCAGCCCTCCCTCCCACAGATGTCTCAGCCAGCATCGGGAGCTCTCCTGGGGTGGCCAGTAACCTGGCTGAACCCAGTTactccagcagcacctgtggAAGTCATACCGTTCCCAGTCTTCATTCAGGGCTCCCATCTCAGGAATATGCCACAGGATACAATGGCTCATATTTGCATACCAGTTACAGCGGTCAGCCAGCACCTGCACTTCCATCCCCTCATCCATCCCCCTTGCACAGCTCGGGACTTTTACAGCCCCCACCACCGCCACCACCACCAGCCCTCGTCCCTGGCTACAACGGGACCTCCAATCTCTCCAGTTACAGCTACCCTTCCACCAGTTATCCTCCTCAAACTGCTGTTGGCCCTGGGTacagccctgggggtgccccGCCACCCTCGGCTTACCTGCCTTCAGGAATCCCTGCTCCAACCCCTCTGCCCCCAACCACTGTCCCCAGCTACTCCTACCAGGGCCACGGTCTGACGCCAATCGCACCGTCTGCCCTGACAAACAGTTCAGCCAGCTCTCTCAAAAGGAAAGCTTTCTACATGGCAGGGCAAGGAGAAATGGACTCCAGTTATGGAAATTACAGCTATGGCCAACAGAGATCTACACAGAGTCCAATGTATCGAATGCCAGACAACAGCATTTCAAATGCAAACAGAGGGAATGGTTTTGACAGAAGTGCTGAAACATCATCCTTAGCATTTAAGCCAACGAAGCAGCTAATGTCCTCTGAACAGCAAAGGAAATTCAGTAGCCAGTCCAGTAGGGCTCTAACACCCCCATCCTATAGTACTGCTAAAAACTCACTGGGTTCGAGATCAAGTGACTCGTTTGGGAAGTATAGCTCCCCAGTAATGAATGAGCACGGTGAcgagcacaggcagctcctccctcaCCCAATGCAAGGCCCGGGACTTCGTGCAGCTACCTCATCCAACCACTCTGTGGACGAGCAACTGAAGAATACTGACACACACCTCATTGACCTTGTTACGAATGAGATTATCAACCAAGGACCTCCCGTGGACTGGAGCGACATTGCTGGCCTAGATCTAGTAAAGGCCGTCATTAAGGAGGAGGTTTTATGGCCAGTATTGAGGTCAGATGCATTCAATGGACTGACTGCTCTACCTCGGAGCATCCTTTTATTTGGACCTCGGGGAACAGGCAAAACATTAATGGGCAGATGTATAGCTAGTCAGCTGGGGGCCACGTTTTTCAAAATCACTGGCTCTGGCCTTGTCACAAAGTGGttaggggaaggagaaaaaattgtCCATGCCTCCTTCCTCGTGGCAAGGTGTCGCCAACCCTCGGTGATTTTTGTTAGTGACATTGACATGCTCCTTTCCTCTCAAGTGAGTGAAGAACATAGTCCAGTAAGTCGGATGAGAACCGAGTTCCTTATGCAGCTGGACACTGTACTGACTTCTGCTGAGGACCAAATAGTAGTAATTTGCGCCACGAGTAAACCAGAAGAAATTGATGAATCTCTTCGAAGGTACTTCATGAAACGACTTTTAATCCCACTTCCTGACAGCACAGCGAGACACCAGATAATAGTACAACTGCTCTCACAGCACAATTACTGTCTCAATGACAAGGAGGTTGCACTGCTTGTCCAGCGCACAGAAGGCTTTTCTGGACTAGATGTGGCTCACTTGTGTCAGGAAGCCGTGGTGGGCCCACTCCATGCCATGCCAGCCACAGACCTTTCAGCCATTATGCCCAGCCAGTTGAGGCCAGTTACATATCAAGACTTTGAAAATGCTTTCTGCAAGATACAGCCTAGCATATCTCAAAAAGAGCTTGATACATACGTTGAATGGAACAAAATGTTTGGTTGCAGTCAGTGa